The following proteins are encoded in a genomic region of Sorangiineae bacterium MSr12523:
- the infB gene encoding translation initiation factor IF-2: MSLKSTELLMKLLSMGMTGVHINTTLDADTAKILASEFGWEVEDLAKSEEESIAAARGEEAVAADATDKVADTNLISRPPVVTVMGHVDHGKTSLLDKIRSASVASGEAGGITQHIGAYRAQTKHGPIVFLDTPGHEAFTAMRARGASVTDLIILVVAADDGVMPQTKEAVNHARAAKVPIIVAVNKIDKPAADPERVKRELVELGLQPEEWGGETIFVNVSAHTGTGIEQLLEMVALQSEVMDLKANPKKAASGTVLEALLDRGRGPVARVLVQDGTLRVGDFLLAGAGFGKVRAMTNEHGKQVHEAGPSTPVEILGLSEVPGAGDPMHAVKDPKKAQEIAESRKGKMARSLIPATAKVSLEEISKRMADSSQQELRVIVKGDVQGSVEAVADAFSKLSTDRVKLAIIHAGVGAITEGDINLAIAAKAIVIGFNVRPAGKASAHAEENKIEIRLYSIIYNAIEDVRNAMEGLLPPTLVEKTSGKAEVRQIFKVKGTVVAGSYVIEGTVKRTNKARIVRDGVVVWDGKLDALKRFKDDVKDVERGFECGLSFEGFTDVKEKDIVESYEIEEIKQKL, from the coding sequence ATGTCGCTCAAGTCGACGGAGCTTCTGATGAAGCTTCTCTCGATGGGCATGACGGGCGTGCACATCAACACGACGCTCGACGCCGACACCGCGAAGATCCTCGCCTCCGAGTTCGGTTGGGAGGTCGAAGACCTCGCGAAGAGCGAAGAGGAGAGCATCGCGGCAGCTCGAGGCGAAGAGGCCGTGGCGGCCGATGCAACCGACAAGGTCGCCGACACGAACCTCATCTCGCGTCCGCCGGTCGTCACCGTCATGGGTCACGTCGACCACGGCAAGACGAGCCTCCTCGACAAGATCCGTTCGGCGAGCGTGGCCAGCGGCGAAGCCGGAGGCATCACGCAGCACATCGGTGCGTACCGCGCGCAAACCAAGCACGGTCCCATCGTCTTCTTGGACACGCCGGGCCACGAAGCCTTCACCGCGATGCGCGCACGCGGCGCCAGCGTCACCGACTTGATCATCTTGGTCGTGGCGGCAGACGACGGCGTCATGCCGCAGACGAAAGAAGCCGTGAACCACGCGCGCGCGGCCAAGGTGCCGATCATCGTCGCCGTGAACAAGATCGACAAGCCGGCGGCGGATCCCGAGCGGGTGAAGCGCGAGCTCGTCGAACTCGGTCTGCAGCCCGAAGAGTGGGGCGGCGAGACGATCTTCGTGAACGTGTCGGCGCACACCGGCACGGGCATCGAGCAGCTGCTCGAGATGGTCGCGCTCCAGTCCGAGGTCATGGACCTCAAGGCGAACCCGAAGAAGGCGGCCAGCGGCACGGTGCTCGAGGCCCTCCTCGATCGCGGTCGCGGTCCCGTCGCGCGCGTCCTCGTGCAAGACGGTACGCTCCGCGTGGGCGACTTCCTCTTGGCGGGTGCGGGCTTCGGCAAGGTCCGCGCGATGACCAACGAGCACGGCAAGCAGGTGCACGAGGCCGGCCCTTCGACGCCGGTCGAGATTCTCGGTCTGTCCGAGGTTCCGGGCGCCGGCGACCCGATGCACGCCGTCAAGGATCCCAAGAAGGCGCAAGAGATCGCCGAAAGCCGCAAAGGAAAGATGGCGCGCAGCCTCATTCCGGCCACGGCCAAGGTGTCGCTCGAAGAGATCTCGAAGCGCATGGCCGATTCGTCGCAGCAAGAGCTGCGCGTCATCGTCAAAGGCGACGTGCAGGGCTCGGTCGAAGCGGTGGCCGACGCCTTCTCCAAGCTGTCCACGGATCGCGTCAAGCTCGCGATCATCCACGCCGGCGTCGGCGCGATCACCGAGGGTGACATCAACCTCGCCATCGCCGCCAAGGCCATCGTCATCGGCTTCAACGTTCGCCCCGCAGGCAAGGCGAGCGCGCACGCCGAGGAGAACAAGATCGAGATTCGGCTCTATTCGATCATCTACAACGCGATCGAAGACGTCCGAAACGCGATGGAAGGCCTCCTGCCCCCGACCCTCGTCGAGAAGACGTCCGGCAAAGCCGAGGTTCGTCAGATCTTCAAGGTCAAGGGCACGGTGGTCGCGGGTTCCTACGTCATCGAAGGAACCGTCAAGCGCACGAACAAGGCCCGCATCGTCCGCGACGGCGTGGTGGTGTGGGACGGCAAGCTCGACGCGCTGAAGCGCTTCAAGGACGACGTGAAGGACGTCGAGCGCGGCTTCGAGTGCGGTCTCAGCTTCGAAGGCTTCACCGATGTCAAAGAGAAGGACATCGTCGAGTCGTACGAGATCGAAGAGATCAAGCAAAAGCTGTAA
- a CDS encoding DUF448 domain-containing protein, which translates to MSKANPQPRGHGKAHGRTCVGCGEKDSPAAFVRLVLVDDGSEASRVLVDVGNSSFGRGAHVHARRGCLEKACKGGLSRSFKTRVVANAADLGSEIAAGTDRRLEGLLLAARRSGYLVLGADAVCELLEQRKDVVIVVARDTKTVVSRRPIAEAIAEGRAIAWGTKEGVGRLLGRDEVALVAVTSASIASELRAVFAQGDACRFSGDESEGRAVAGLGRVSAAVSEGR; encoded by the coding sequence ATGAGTAAAGCGAACCCCCAACCACGAGGACACGGAAAGGCGCACGGTCGTACGTGCGTCGGCTGCGGAGAGAAGGACTCTCCGGCGGCGTTCGTGCGCCTCGTGTTGGTGGACGACGGGTCAGAGGCGAGTCGCGTCCTCGTGGACGTGGGGAACTCGTCGTTTGGGCGTGGAGCGCATGTGCATGCGCGCCGGGGCTGTCTCGAGAAGGCCTGCAAAGGGGGGCTCTCGCGCAGCTTCAAGACCCGGGTGGTGGCGAACGCTGCCGACCTGGGGTCGGAGATTGCGGCGGGCACGGACCGCCGGCTCGAAGGACTTCTTTTGGCCGCGCGCCGTTCGGGCTATCTCGTGCTCGGGGCAGACGCGGTGTGTGAACTGCTGGAACAGAGAAAGGACGTAGTGATCGTCGTCGCGCGCGATACGAAGACCGTGGTGTCGCGGCGTCCGATTGCCGAAGCGATTGCGGAAGGTCGCGCGATTGCCTGGGGCACGAAAGAAGGAGTGGGACGCCTCCTCGGTCGAGATGAAGTGGCACTCGTTGCGGTAACGAGCGCCAGCATCGCCTCGGAGCTGCGGGCGGTGTTTGCACAGGGTGATGCATGCAGGTTTTCGGGTGACGAGTCCGAAGGCCGGGCGGTCGCAGGCCTCGGACGTGTGTCCGCTGCGGTAAGCGAGGGTCGATGA